The Sorangiineae bacterium MSr11367 genome window below encodes:
- a CDS encoding aminotransferase class III-fold pyridoxal phosphate-dependent enzyme, whose product MKRPEALKELIRQSLQRQLDMKITEVEEDLPFIQLGLDSEGALELVADINNALDLKCSASVIFDYPCVSELASHLSKLQPDATPGDAVPAQSDRHDGPVRIALKEKHADRAIAIIGVSGRYPGAGDLAQFWHNLKHGVDSVEEIPADRWDVARLYDPDVSREDKIYAKWLGSLEHIDEFDPLFFNISPLEAELMDPQQRIFLQEAWKALEDAGLQRQQLNEQACGTYVGVMFNEYAQLLVGHPRFAAAQALTGNANSIFAARLAYFLNLRGPAIAVDTACSSALVAMHLACQALLAGEIDIGIAGGVTLLLSPNSYLQMCRANMLSPDGKCKPFDNGANGFVPAEGAGVVVLKRLADAEQAGDRIYGVIRGSAINQDGRTNGITAPSVQSQTALQKTLYQRFSIDPDAISYVEAHGTGTKLGDPIELEALSKSFADFTTRRQYCGIGSVKSNIGHTSAAAGIAGVHKVLLMLEHKQLVPTLHFERANEQFDFAASPFYVTREAQPWVVSNGETRRAAVSSFGFSGTNAHVVIDEYVAPESSAAAKPAVPGALNPALIVLSAKNQDRLQAYAKSLLKYLRDHQDDVNLVDLAYTLQVGRAAMEERLALAVTSRKELEEKLDHFLADRRDIEGLLRGSVGRHSNGLTAYTADEDMEQMLRAWVAKGKYARLLDFWVKGLDVDWSGLYGANKPRLVNAPTYPFARERYWVEGLTDERGRPERPTTGGSRSEVVRAASLPTRSPTPTAIASTPTAKPRFQLKPTSEALDFTTDRAGRSPQQPSVRVDELEAGIFRIWMMGDPTVSEDLISDLERSFRLIATKPTAKVVLLMGGDRQFLSGGLDERDSFLDRKAHLLPLDCRVPVIAVMKGRSAGLGWLLGAACDLMVCSEEGAYEYFTGGAGSEEEYLFFEERFGPAFARDLLSSGTSHTGRQLRERGLGMPILPHREVDDHALALARGLGEMPQQSLVLLKGHLSGSVRLHASSLTRSMAPLHARRFESDENDVSFERHCLDVSQSSAGLGALGDVRSVEIDSSSVRLDVYGSGVAVLTLCDRSSKNTFSDALVVGVQNAFDEIGRRSDCKIVVLTGYDHFFCAGGTKENLLAIQKGKAKFTDTGIYDLPLKCEVPVIAAMQGHAIGAGWSMGMVCDCAIFSEESLYLSPYMKYGFTPGAGATLVFPEKFGKDLGHEILLTAREYKAEELRLRGMQNLVLPRAEVKAFALKLAAQLAYLSSRDELVELKKRSSRRLRRRLDETYARELEMHDKCFVGNEAVSRRIEQYFSEGAEATEVTRLAAPAIPEPEPLEPETWDGADRPASAEWLVAIRDVLRSTLAKELHLHPDQLDERARFLDLGLDSIVSVTWLRKLHSEFGLSINATTVYQYPSIDELSKHVMDLGQGRELFEGRRKERTLSPQKPKQASKPEPQETERIAPRGKLKLTPVETAPAQDVPKRLEAKTGDRQAATAHTEAIAIVGMSGQFPQSRNLEEFWDNLVRGRDCITEVPSSRWDIERYYDSDPLARGRTCSKWMGALEDAGNFDPLFFNISPSEARWIEPQQRLFLQNAWHCIEASGYPFARLSASRCGIFVGCSVGDYAQSLGKEDLNAQGFTGRATSILAARIAYLLNLQGPCLSIDTACSSSLVATACACDSLILNNCDLALAGGVAVMAGPSMHIMTSQAGMLSVDGRCYTFDQRANGFVPGEGVGVILLKRLRDAERDRDQIYGVIRGWGVNQDGRTNGITAPNPESQTRLQKEVYRKFAIHPEDIQLIEAHGTGTKLGDPIEVEGLKASFKAYTAKKSFCALGTVKSNVGHLLAAAGIAGVIKVLLALKHKTIPPTINYENLNEHIELEDTPFYVAAERRAWEVSEGKRRLSAVSSFGFSGTNAHIVIEEYPGQKQDASRRYSDRATPRMMVLSARDRDRLREYAEVLAAFVEHGASEIALDELAYTLQVAREPMEERLAFVASSLEDVGKVLKAFLANGADGRGGAETQALYVGHVKRDRRGASAFTADHDLQKTLRTWVAEGKYQKLLQLWVEGSPIDWDEFYGDDKPRRISAPTYPFAKEHYWIMDEEPGSSAALIHAGAGTEPPALELVTNMTCGERQRRFIDEFAKKYESKTRKSKNAAMEYRRHFSDQRTPIYFNPLLKELHYPITYEKDDGVYVHDIDGNQRIDIACDYGANLFGHRPPFLTEALKLQLDKGDALSGRYDQLGKAAQLFCEITGHDRVVFCQSGTESVMSALRLARAYTGKSKVVTFAGSYHGHSDSFLSTRTPGVVDSAVSDTIVLDYGETESLTAIVNHSSELAAVLVEPVQSSHIDLQPREFLRTLRQIATQEKVVLIFDEMISGFRVHPQGCQGLWGIRADLATYGKILGGGLTAGAVGGREEIMKWADGGLWQYGDQSKPTPITYLAGTHTQNPLKMAATLAVLQEIKRRSPGLQRELTRKVESLCGRINDYVEARGIPLRLVHFGSQFRFKFLGDQFSLTQALFLHLLNFHGVRYHLHGNCFLTEAHSDRDIQQIIDSVKQSLATLLNEGFFRPAVERSVAAPLTSTVAPAKNTGGSPGNGKTIARKGAVQAPMDIEAPAAVKNGVGVSPNGKKIEKVTRSSVQLDGRIGEDIGRFVANFLQIPIAKLKDDENFGNLGVDSIMSMNLIKAIKERYGVKLSPSVIAEADTLGKLSHELLTRHHEALRQYHRHSDASAEASGDEDGLLDADPHDSATSTVTPRSESNPAERVPTTRESRDVAIIGIGVHFPDAEDPEQFWRNLMNKKTSIREIPSQRWNWKDYPAAKLDGDSEGLERAVSRWGAFVDNPDHFDPLFFNITPRDAETMDPQERIVLQESYHAMEDAGLDMADLSGSRTGVFIGYEYSGYREYCRKIGAYRSDADLSSSGSSNPSYYLANRVSYTFNFNGPSEAMNVNCASSAVCINRAYYSLLNGESDLALAGGVCLNLVPEDYVAANKLLSPDGSCRVFDDRANGYVKGEGCGIVVLKRLEDAERDGDRIYAVIKSCSQNNRGSARSLSDVKPDALSDVIKACHRRSNVASDTIDYIEVDGYATKWGDAIEYEAIKRVFGTRGQGGKHCGLGSLKGNIGHLEPASGVASLIKVALSLHHKRFPATISCDTVNEYIDVQEDDHPLYILAENTPFSALERDAAAPVRAGVNSFADSGVNLHILLEEYRPAGFVSAPRPAEGESRLEPHLVVLSAKSEDRLRVYAEKLLQFVELQFVERDRGLSAAPDRVGRTWLRDLAYTLQVGREAMESRLAVCVHSVKELAAKLQDFIRGRRDVEGLYAGRAKRGIGASAPTLADLEMREHLDLDKLSQWWVQGGKVDWDSIHRQDEPRRMSAPTYPFLAKSYWAKPAPIENVRETEVKRTPAEAVSDSFDRAPAFTGTDALKARMKSVFSELFGVETAEIEDDRPFFELGMNSVNIAEFVQQLQKQLRLSLEVSDVFNYPTFQALADHTEPGTAPETPDRRGDAPSIDLSAILSQVDADQLDVEKALELISTGEWAPS is encoded by the coding sequence ATGAAAAGACCAGAAGCGCTCAAAGAACTGATCCGTCAAAGTCTGCAACGGCAGCTGGATATGAAGATCACCGAAGTCGAGGAGGATCTGCCGTTCATCCAGCTAGGACTGGACTCCGAGGGCGCCCTCGAGCTCGTCGCCGACATCAATAACGCGCTCGATTTGAAGTGTTCGGCCTCTGTGATATTTGATTATCCATGTGTCAGCGAGCTGGCAAGTCATCTTTCGAAGTTGCAACCCGACGCCACGCCGGGGGACGCCGTACCGGCGCAATCCGATAGGCACGACGGTCCAGTCCGCATTGCGCTGAAGGAAAAGCACGCAGATCGTGCCATTGCGATTATCGGCGTCTCGGGTCGATATCCCGGCGCCGGCGACCTGGCGCAGTTTTGGCACAATTTGAAACACGGGGTCGACAGTGTCGAAGAAATCCCTGCTGATCGTTGGGATGTTGCGCGCCTTTACGACCCGGATGTCAGCCGCGAAGACAAGATCTACGCAAAATGGCTGGGTAGCCTAGAGCACATCGACGAATTCGATCCGCTCTTTTTCAACATTTCTCCGCTGGAAGCGGAGCTCATGGATCCCCAGCAGCGGATATTTCTCCAGGAGGCGTGGAAGGCGTTGGAGGACGCCGGGTTGCAGCGTCAGCAACTGAATGAGCAGGCGTGCGGAACCTATGTCGGCGTCATGTTCAATGAATATGCCCAGCTTCTGGTCGGGCATCCAAGGTTCGCCGCGGCCCAGGCTCTAACTGGCAACGCGAATTCTATTTTTGCTGCCCGCCTGGCCTATTTTCTGAACCTGAGAGGACCGGCGATCGCCGTCGATACCGCTTGCTCATCTGCTCTGGTAGCCATGCATCTGGCATGTCAGGCGCTGTTGGCGGGTGAGATTGACATCGGAATCGCGGGTGGCGTGACGCTCCTGCTGTCGCCCAACAGCTACCTGCAAATGTGTCGGGCCAACATGCTGTCACCCGACGGCAAGTGCAAACCGTTCGACAACGGCGCCAACGGCTTCGTGCCGGCCGAGGGGGCCGGCGTCGTCGTGCTGAAGCGGCTGGCGGACGCCGAGCAAGCCGGCGACCGCATCTATGGCGTCATCAGAGGTTCGGCCATCAATCAGGATGGGAGAACCAATGGCATTACCGCGCCCAGTGTGCAGTCACAAACGGCCTTGCAGAAGACGCTCTATCAGCGATTTTCCATCGACCCGGACGCCATAAGCTATGTGGAGGCGCACGGCACGGGAACGAAGCTGGGCGACCCCATAGAATTAGAAGCGCTGAGCAAGAGTTTCGCGGATTTCACGACGAGAAGACAATACTGCGGAATTGGCTCGGTCAAGAGCAATATCGGCCACACGTCCGCCGCGGCGGGGATAGCCGGTGTTCACAAGGTCCTGCTGATGCTCGAGCACAAGCAGCTGGTTCCGACCTTGCATTTTGAACGCGCCAACGAGCAGTTCGACTTTGCGGCTAGCCCGTTCTACGTCACCCGGGAAGCCCAGCCCTGGGTAGTCTCGAATGGGGAGACGCGGCGCGCTGCGGTCAGCTCGTTTGGATTCAGCGGCACCAATGCGCATGTGGTGATTGACGAATACGTTGCCCCGGAATCCTCGGCCGCAGCGAAACCGGCGGTGCCGGGAGCGCTGAACCCTGCGCTCATCGTGCTCTCTGCAAAGAATCAGGATCGTCTGCAGGCGTATGCGAAGAGTCTGCTGAAGTACCTGCGCGATCACCAGGATGACGTCAACCTGGTGGATCTGGCCTATACGCTGCAGGTCGGCCGAGCCGCGATGGAAGAGCGCCTGGCGCTGGCCGTCACTTCAAGGAAAGAACTCGAGGAGAAGCTCGATCATTTCCTTGCGGACAGGCGGGACATCGAAGGTCTGCTCCGTGGCAGCGTCGGCCGCCATTCCAATGGACTCACCGCCTATACCGCGGACGAGGACATGGAGCAGATGCTCCGGGCCTGGGTCGCCAAGGGAAAGTACGCCAGGCTCCTGGACTTTTGGGTAAAGGGCCTCGACGTCGACTGGAGTGGGCTGTACGGCGCCAACAAGCCGCGACTGGTGAATGCTCCCACCTATCCTTTTGCGAGGGAACGTTACTGGGTGGAAGGTTTGACGGACGAGAGAGGGCGCCCGGAGCGGCCTACCACCGGCGGCTCGCGCTCGGAGGTGGTTCGCGCCGCTTCGTTGCCAACGCGTTCGCCGACACCTACGGCCATCGCAAGTACGCCGACCGCGAAACCGCGGTTCCAGCTCAAACCCACCAGCGAAGCGCTGGATTTTACCACGGATCGAGCGGGCCGATCGCCTCAGCAGCCCTCGGTACGCGTGGACGAGCTGGAAGCGGGGATCTTCCGTATCTGGATGATGGGGGATCCTACCGTTTCGGAAGATCTGATTTCGGACCTGGAACGGAGCTTTCGCCTGATCGCGACCAAACCCACCGCCAAGGTGGTGTTGCTCATGGGCGGAGACCGGCAGTTCTTGTCGGGCGGGTTGGATGAACGGGACAGCTTTCTGGATCGGAAAGCGCATCTCCTGCCACTCGATTGCAGGGTGCCCGTCATCGCGGTCATGAAAGGCCGCAGCGCCGGTCTGGGATGGCTGCTGGGCGCCGCGTGCGACCTCATGGTCTGCAGCGAAGAAGGTGCCTATGAGTACTTCACCGGCGGGGCTGGCAGTGAAGAAGAGTATTTATTCTTCGAAGAGCGTTTCGGGCCGGCGTTTGCGCGCGATCTGCTCTCCTCCGGCACGAGCCATACCGGCAGACAGTTGCGGGAACGAGGTCTGGGGATGCCGATCCTGCCGCACCGCGAGGTCGACGACCATGCCTTGGCGCTGGCGCGCGGGCTCGGCGAGATGCCCCAACAATCCTTGGTGTTACTGAAAGGGCATCTATCCGGAAGCGTCCGTCTGCACGCGAGCTCGCTGACGAGGTCCATGGCTCCTCTCCACGCACGCCGGTTCGAGTCCGACGAGAACGACGTGAGCTTCGAGAGGCATTGCCTCGATGTGAGCCAGAGCTCCGCGGGTCTTGGAGCGCTCGGGGACGTGCGGAGCGTCGAGATCGACTCCAGCTCGGTGCGCCTCGACGTTTATGGCAGCGGCGTCGCCGTACTGACTCTTTGCGACAGGAGCAGCAAGAATACCTTCTCCGATGCGCTGGTCGTGGGGGTGCAAAATGCTTTCGATGAGATCGGCCGCCGTTCCGATTGCAAGATCGTTGTCCTGACCGGCTACGACCACTTCTTTTGCGCCGGTGGCACGAAAGAAAATTTGTTGGCCATCCAAAAGGGAAAGGCGAAGTTTACCGATACGGGAATCTATGACCTGCCCCTGAAATGCGAGGTCCCAGTCATTGCGGCCATGCAGGGACATGCCATCGGAGCGGGTTGGTCGATGGGGATGGTCTGCGATTGCGCCATCTTCAGCGAAGAGAGCCTCTATCTCAGCCCCTATATGAAATATGGCTTTACGCCCGGGGCGGGCGCGACGCTGGTTTTTCCGGAGAAGTTCGGGAAAGACCTCGGGCATGAAATCCTATTGACAGCCCGGGAGTACAAGGCGGAGGAACTGCGGCTCAGGGGCATGCAGAACTTGGTATTGCCACGCGCCGAGGTCAAAGCGTTCGCGCTGAAATTGGCTGCGCAATTGGCCTATTTGTCCTCGAGAGACGAGTTGGTCGAGCTGAAAAAGAGGAGTAGCCGGCGCCTCCGTCGTCGGTTGGACGAGACCTATGCTCGAGAACTGGAAATGCACGATAAGTGCTTCGTGGGCAATGAGGCGGTCTCTCGGCGAATCGAGCAATACTTCAGCGAGGGCGCTGAAGCCACCGAAGTCACGAGATTGGCCGCGCCGGCTATCCCCGAGCCAGAACCCCTCGAGCCTGAAACTTGGGACGGCGCGGACCGGCCAGCCAGTGCAGAGTGGCTGGTGGCGATTCGCGATGTGCTTAGAAGCACGCTGGCAAAGGAACTGCACCTCCATCCCGATCAACTCGATGAGCGCGCCCGATTTTTGGATCTCGGCCTCGACTCGATCGTCAGCGTGACATGGCTCCGCAAACTCCATAGTGAGTTTGGCCTGTCCATCAACGCGACCACTGTGTATCAGTATCCCTCGATCGACGAGCTTTCGAAGCATGTGATGGATCTCGGCCAGGGCCGAGAGCTGTTCGAGGGACGAAGAAAGGAGAGGACCCTTTCTCCGCAAAAGCCGAAACAGGCGAGCAAGCCGGAGCCCCAAGAGACCGAGCGGATAGCGCCGAGGGGTAAACTGAAGCTGACGCCCGTCGAGACAGCCCCCGCTCAGGATGTCCCGAAGAGGCTCGAAGCAAAGACAGGAGATCGTCAGGCCGCGACAGCCCATACGGAAGCCATCGCCATCGTGGGCATGTCGGGGCAATTCCCTCAATCCCGAAATTTGGAAGAATTTTGGGACAACCTGGTTCGCGGACGCGATTGCATTACAGAAGTCCCATCGTCCAGGTGGGATATCGAGCGCTATTACGATTCGGACCCGCTCGCTCGAGGGAGAACCTGCAGCAAATGGATGGGGGCTCTGGAGGATGCCGGAAATTTCGATCCGCTGTTCTTCAACATCTCTCCCAGCGAAGCGCGATGGATCGAGCCGCAGCAGCGACTGTTCTTGCAGAACGCATGGCACTGCATCGAGGCGTCGGGATACCCCTTCGCGCGTCTATCGGCCAGTAGATGCGGAATCTTCGTCGGTTGCAGCGTCGGCGACTATGCGCAATCGCTCGGGAAGGAAGATCTGAACGCGCAGGGGTTCACGGGCAGAGCGACGTCGATTCTTGCGGCCCGGATCGCCTATCTGTTGAATCTCCAAGGCCCGTGCCTGTCGATCGATACGGCGTGTTCGTCCTCGTTGGTGGCCACGGCTTGCGCTTGCGACAGCCTGATCTTGAACAACTGCGATCTGGCCCTGGCCGGTGGTGTCGCCGTGATGGCCGGTCCCTCCATGCACATCATGACCAGCCAGGCGGGGATGCTTTCCGTGGATGGGCGCTGCTACACCTTCGACCAGAGAGCGAATGGATTCGTGCCGGGGGAAGGGGTGGGCGTCATCCTTCTCAAGCGCCTGCGAGATGCCGAGCGGGACCGAGATCAGATTTACGGGGTGATCCGAGGTTGGGGGGTCAATCAGGACGGGAGGACCAACGGCATTACCGCGCCGAACCCCGAATCTCAAACGCGTTTGCAAAAAGAGGTCTACCGGAAGTTCGCCATCCATCCGGAAGATATCCAGTTGATCGAGGCCCACGGGACAGGAACCAAGCTGGGAGATCCCATCGAGGTCGAGGGCCTGAAGGCGTCATTCAAGGCCTATACTGCAAAGAAGAGCTTCTGTGCCCTCGGCACGGTCAAGAGCAATGTCGGCCATCTGCTGGCGGCCGCCGGTATTGCTGGGGTCATCAAGGTGCTCCTGGCCCTCAAACACAAGACGATTCCGCCGACAATCAACTATGAAAATCTGAACGAGCATATCGAGCTCGAAGATACGCCCTTTTATGTTGCGGCCGAGAGAAGGGCTTGGGAGGTGTCGGAGGGGAAGCGGCGCCTTTCCGCGGTCAGCTCCTTCGGGTTCAGCGGCACCAATGCCCACATCGTGATCGAGGAGTACCCGGGACAGAAGCAGGACGCGTCACGTCGGTACAGCGATCGAGCCACTCCTCGCATGATGGTCCTGTCGGCGAGAGACCGGGATCGGCTGCGCGAGTACGCCGAAGTTCTGGCGGCGTTCGTCGAGCATGGCGCCTCCGAGATTGCGCTGGACGAGCTGGCCTATACCCTTCAGGTCGCTCGGGAGCCGATGGAGGAGCGGCTCGCATTCGTCGCGAGCTCGCTAGAAGACGTCGGAAAGGTGCTCAAGGCCTTCCTCGCGAATGGGGCGGACGGCCGAGGCGGGGCGGAAACGCAGGCTCTATATGTGGGGCATGTAAAGCGAGACAGGAGGGGCGCATCGGCTTTTACGGCCGATCACGATCTGCAGAAGACACTCCGAACCTGGGTAGCAGAAGGAAAGTATCAGAAGCTTCTTCAACTCTGGGTCGAGGGGTCGCCCATTGACTGGGACGAATTCTATGGAGACGACAAGCCGCGGCGGATCAGCGCTCCCACGTATCCGTTCGCGAAAGAACACTATTGGATCATGGATGAAGAACCTGGCTCTTCGGCTGCCCTGATCCATGCTGGAGCGGGCACCGAACCTCCAGCCCTCGAGCTCGTCACGAACATGACGTGCGGGGAGCGGCAAAGGCGGTTCATCGACGAATTTGCAAAGAAGTACGAAAGCAAAACGCGGAAGTCGAAAAACGCCGCGATGGAGTATCGGCGCCACTTTTCGGATCAGAGGACGCCGATCTACTTCAATCCGCTTCTGAAGGAATTGCATTACCCGATCACCTACGAGAAGGATGATGGCGTTTACGTCCATGATATCGATGGCAATCAGCGAATCGATATTGCGTGCGACTACGGCGCCAACCTGTTTGGGCATCGGCCGCCGTTCTTGACCGAGGCCCTCAAGCTGCAACTGGACAAGGGTGACGCACTATCGGGTAGGTATGATCAGCTGGGCAAGGCGGCTCAGCTCTTTTGTGAAATCACCGGACACGACCGAGTCGTGTTTTGCCAATCGGGCACCGAATCGGTGATGTCCGCTCTGCGGCTGGCAAGGGCCTATACCGGTAAGAGTAAAGTGGTGACCTTTGCTGGCTCTTATCATGGTCACTCGGATAGCTTTCTGAGCACCCGCACGCCGGGCGTGGTCGACTCGGCCGTGAGCGATACGATCGTTTTGGACTATGGGGAGACGGAGTCTCTGACGGCCATCGTCAACCATTCCTCCGAGCTGGCCGCGGTCCTGGTCGAACCCGTGCAAAGCAGCCATATCGACCTGCAGCCGCGGGAGTTCTTGCGCACGTTGCGGCAGATTGCCACGCAGGAAAAGGTGGTTCTGATCTTCGATGAAATGATCAGCGGCTTCCGTGTTCATCCGCAGGGCTGCCAGGGGCTTTGGGGTATTCGAGCGGATCTGGCGACGTACGGGAAAATATTGGGGGGTGGTCTCACCGCCGGCGCAGTGGGCGGCCGCGAGGAGATCATGAAATGGGCCGATGGTGGCCTATGGCAGTATGGCGATCAATCGAAACCGACGCCGATCACGTACCTCGCGGGAACGCATACTCAGAATCCGCTGAAGATGGCGGCCACTCTGGCCGTTCTGCAGGAGATAAAGAGGCGGTCGCCGGGCCTGCAACGTGAGTTGACCCGCAAGGTGGAGTCTCTCTGTGGAAGGATCAATGACTACGTTGAAGCTCGAGGAATTCCGCTTCGCTTGGTGCACTTCGGGTCGCAGTTCAGATTCAAGTTTCTCGGCGATCAGTTCAGCCTGACGCAAGCTCTGTTTTTGCATCTCTTAAATTTCCACGGGGTGCGGTATCACCTGCACGGAAATTGCTTTTTGACGGAGGCGCACTCCGATCGAGACATTCAGCAAATCATCGACTCCGTCAAACAGAGCCTGGCCACTCTGTTGAACGAGGGCTTCTTTCGTCCAGCCGTCGAGAGATCCGTCGCCGCCCCGCTGACGAGTACGGTGGCGCCGGCGAAGAATACCGGCGGGTCTCCTGGGAACGGGAAGACGATTGCCCGGAAGGGTGCCGTTCAGGCCCCGATGGACATCGAAGCGCCGGCCGCGGTCAAGAATGGGGTCGGGGTTTCGCCGAACGGAAAAAAGATTGAGAAGGTAACGAGGTCGTCGGTCCAGCTCGACGGACGAATCGGGGAAGATATCGGGAGGTTCGTTGCGAATTTCTTGCAAATCCCGATAGCCAAACTGAAGGACGATGAAAACTTCGGCAATCTTGGCGTCGACTCCATTATGTCGATGAATCTCATCAAGGCGATCAAGGAGCGGTACGGGGTCAAACTCTCTCCGTCCGTCATCGCGGAAGCCGACACCCTTGGAAAGCTGTCCCATGAACTGCTAACCCGTCACCATGAGGCGCTGCGGCAATATCACCGCCACTCGGATGCCTCGGCGGAGGCCAGCGGCGATGAAGACGGTCTCCTTGACGCCGACCCCCATGACTCCGCGACTTCGACGGTGACCCCGCGTTCGGAAAGCAATCCGGCGGAGAGGGTTCCAACGACGAGAGAATCTCGGGATGTAGCCATTATTGGCATCGGCGTCCATTTCCCGGATGCCGAGGATCCAGAGCAATTCTGGCGCAACCTGATGAACAAGAAGACCAGTATCCGCGAGATACCGTCGCAGCGGTGGAACTGGAAAGACTATCCCGCGGCCAAGCTGGATGGCGACTCAGAAGGACTCGAGCGGGCGGTCTCCAGGTGGGGGGCGTTCGTGGACAACCCCGACCATTTCGATCCTCTGTTCTTCAACATCACACCCAGAGACGCGGAAACAATGGATCCTCAGGAAAGAATCGTCCTGCAGGAGTCCTATCATGCGATGGAGGATGCCGGTCTGGACATGGCCGACCTGTCGGGTTCGAGAACGGGCGTGTTCATCGGCTATGAGTATTCCGGCTATCGTGAGTACTGCAGGAAGATTGGCGCCTATCGAAGCGACGCGGATCTGAGCAGCAGCGGTTCGTCCAATCCTTCGTATTATCTGGCAAACCGCGTTTCCTACACCTTCAATTTCAATGGTCCGAGTGAGGCCATGAATGTAAATTGCGCCTCGTCGGCCGTTTGCATCAATCGGGCCTATTATTCCTTGCTCAACGGCGAAAGCGATTTGGCGCTTGCCGGTGGTGTTTGCCTCAACTTGGTTCCCGAAGATTACGTCGCTGCAAACAAGTTGCTGTCACCGGACGGAAGCTGCCGTGTTTTCGACGACCGTGCCAACGGATATGTCAAAGGGGAGGGATGCGGCATCGTCGTCCTGAAGAGGCTCGAGGACGCGGAGCGGGACGGCGATCGCATCTACGCGGTGATCAAGTCGTGTTCGCAGAACAATAGAGGGTCGGCGAGATCTCTATCCGACGTGAAGCCCGACGCTTTGAGCGATGTCATCAAGGCCTGCCATCGGCGCTCGAACGTGGCGTCAGATACTATCGATTATATCGAAGTCGATGGGTACGCCACCAAGTGGGGTGACGCCATCGAGTACGAAGCGATCAAGCGCGTGTTTGGCACCCGCGGCCAGGGAGGAAAGCATTGCGGCTTGGGTAGCCTGAAGGGAAATATCGGGCATCTCGAGCCAGCAAGCGGGGTCGCCAGTCTGATCAAGGTCGCCTTGTCGCTGCACCACAAGCGATTCCCCGCCACGATCAGCTGTGACACCGTCAATGAATACATCGATGTGCAAGAAGACGACCACCCGCTGTATATCCTTGCGGAAAATACTCCCTTTAGTGCGCTGGAGAGAGACGCGGCTGCGCCGGTAAGGGCGGGTGTCAATTCCTTTGCCGACAGTGGTGTCAATCTTCATATCCTCTTGGAGGAATATCGTCCGGCGGGGTTCGTCTCCGCTCCACGGCCAGCGGAGGGCGAATCTCGTTTGGAACCGCATCTCGTCGTGCTGTCGGCGAAGTCCGAGGACCGGCTGCGCGTCTACGCCGAGAAGCTGCTGCAATTTGTAGAGTTGCAATTCGTGGAACGAGATCGGGGACTTTCCGCAGCGCCAGATCGTGTTGGCCGGACGTGGTTGCGAGATCTTGCCTATACATTGCAGGTCGGAAGAGAGGCGATGGAAAGCCGTTTGGCCGTGTGTGTGCATTCGGTGAAGGAACTCGCTGCCAAGCTGCAGGATTTCATTCGAGGCCGGCGGGACGTCGAAGGTCTATACGCAGGGCGTGCGAAGCGGGGCATCGGAGCTTCTGCACCGACTCTGGCAGACCTGGAAATGCGCGAACACCTGGATCTGGATAAATTGTCCCAGTGGTGGGTGCAAGGCGGGAAGGTGGACTGGGATAGCATTCATCGGCAAGACGAACCCCGCCGGATGAGCGCGCCCACGTATCCCTTTCTCGCAAAAAGCTACTGGGCCAAGCCGGCGCCCATCGAGAACGTTCGGGAGACGGAAGTAAAGAGGACTCCTGCAGAGGCGGTTTCCGACTCGTTCGACCGAGCCCCTGCCTTCACGGGGACCGACGCCCTGAAGGCGCGAATGAAGTCCGTGTTTTCGGAATTGTTTGGCGTGGAGACTGCGGAAATCGAGGACGATCGACCATTTTTTGAATTGGGTATGAATTCCGTCAATATCGCCGAGTTCGTTCAGCAGTTACAAAAGCAACTGCGGCTCTCGTTGGAGGTGAGTGATGTTTTCAACTATCCTACCTTTCAAGCACTGGCGGACCATACGGAACCCGGCACCGCACCGGAGACGCCTGACCGCCGCGGTGATGCTCCGTCGATCGATCTGAGTGCCATCTTATCGCAGGTGGACGCCGACCAGCTCGATGTCGAGAAAGCCTTGGAATTGATTTCAACCGGGGAGTGGGCGCCATCCTGA